In Paenibacillus sp. FSL M7-0420, a single genomic region encodes these proteins:
- a CDS encoding ferredoxin: MAKYTWVEKDTCIACGACGATAPDIFDYDDEGLAEVIYENDCNHGNVVIPDDLFDDLQDSADGCPTDSIKIADAPFNKEG; this comes from the coding sequence ATGGCTAAGTACACTTGGGTCGAGAAGGACACATGCATCGCTTGTGGTGCTTGTGGCGCGACGGCCCCTGATATTTTTGATTATGATGACGAAGGTTTGGCAGAAGTGATCTATGAGAACGACTGCAACCACGGGAATGTTGTGATTCCGGACGACTTGTTCGATGACCTGCAGGATTCAGCTGACGGATGCCCTACAGATTCCATTAAGATTGCAGATGCGCCTTTCAACAAAGAGGGCTAA
- a CDS encoding TlpA family protein disulfide reductase — translation MKAVHKRNVTILALIVFLAVLAIEHKVKSEPKAVAVLQQTAEPETGASAGLKAPPFTVQEGDKQYGVDGAREKPVILNFWASWCDPCRQEAPELNKLAMKYSKVLDVYGINVTSQDYKPNAERFVKKYMLTFPVMYDLKGQIFDKYNGAVFPTNVLIDKNGFISEIILGVLSAEELEKKIIALTGS, via the coding sequence ATGAAAGCAGTCCATAAACGGAATGTAACGATTCTGGCCTTGATTGTTTTTCTGGCCGTTCTTGCCATAGAACATAAAGTGAAATCGGAGCCTAAGGCGGTTGCGGTCCTGCAGCAGACGGCGGAACCGGAGACTGGTGCATCTGCCGGACTCAAGGCGCCTCCTTTTACAGTGCAGGAAGGGGATAAGCAGTATGGCGTCGATGGGGCAAGGGAGAAGCCGGTGATTCTTAACTTCTGGGCCTCCTGGTGCGATCCTTGCCGGCAGGAGGCTCCTGAGCTGAATAAGCTGGCTATGAAATACAGCAAGGTGCTGGATGTATACGGAATTAACGTGACCAGCCAGGATTACAAGCCCAATGCGGAACGCTTCGTCAAGAAGTACATGCTGACCTTTCCGGTGATGTATGATCTCAAGGGCCAGATCTTCGACAAGTATAACGGGGCGGTGTTCCCGACCAATGTATTAATTGATAAGAACGGGTTCATCAGCGAGATTATTCTGGGGGTCCTGAGCGCAGAGGAATTGGAGAAAAAAATTATTGCGCTGACCGGCTCTTAG
- a CDS encoding zinc metallopeptidase — MMPLMYVLLAVAFIFSLWAQFRVKGNFKKWAKVPNMNGLTGYEAARRMLDANGLYDVPIEPVQGTLTDHYDPINRVVRLSEPVYYESSIAAVSVACHEIGHAIQHKEHYPMLALRHRMFPVVNFASGVAPFMLLAGFIFSSFNLIGLGIIFFSAAVAFQLVTLPVEFNASSRARQIMVQQGFIRNDEERGVAKVLNAAALTYVAAALVSLIELIRLILMFLGNRD, encoded by the coding sequence ATGATGCCACTAATGTATGTATTGTTAGCTGTCGCTTTTATCTTTTCTCTATGGGCCCAGTTCAGGGTCAAGGGCAATTTCAAGAAATGGGCCAAGGTGCCGAACATGAACGGCTTGACAGGTTATGAAGCTGCCCGGCGCATGCTGGATGCCAACGGACTCTACGATGTTCCCATTGAACCGGTTCAGGGAACCCTTACAGACCACTACGACCCGATTAACCGCGTTGTGCGGCTTTCAGAGCCTGTATATTATGAAAGCTCCATCGCAGCAGTCTCCGTCGCTTGTCACGAGATCGGCCATGCAATTCAGCACAAGGAGCATTATCCGATGCTGGCGCTCCGCCACCGGATGTTCCCGGTCGTGAACTTCGCCTCCGGGGTCGCTCCCTTCATGCTGCTGGCAGGCTTCATCTTCAGCTCGTTCAACCTTATCGGGCTCGGCATTATCTTCTTCTCTGCCGCAGTAGCCTTCCAGCTCGTCACGCTGCCCGTTGAATTCAACGCCAGCAGCCGCGCGCGTCAGATCATGGTACAGCAGGGCTTCATCCGTAATGATGAAGAGCGCGGCGTAGCCAAGGTCCTGAATGCCGCAGCACTTACCTATGTGGCAGCAGCACTGGTATCCCTGATCGAGCTGATCCGCCTGATCCTGATGTTCCTCGGTAACCGCGATTAA
- the tpx gene encoding thiol peroxidase: MTQERTGVATFKGNPITLVGPQLQAGDSAPQFTVSKNLLENVTLTDYAGKIKLISVVPSLDTGVCDAQTRRFNSEAAGLGDDVVILTISTDLPFAQARWCGAAGIDSVITLSDHKETSFGQAYGVLIKEFRLDMRSIFVVDKNDTLAYVEYLGEMAEHPDYEAAISAVKALL; encoded by the coding sequence ATGACGCAAGAAAGAACAGGCGTAGCCACTTTTAAGGGCAACCCCATTACTCTGGTAGGCCCGCAGCTGCAAGCTGGAGATTCCGCGCCGCAATTCACGGTAAGCAAGAATCTTCTGGAAAATGTTACACTTACAGATTACGCTGGCAAAATCAAGCTGATCAGCGTTGTACCTTCCCTGGATACCGGTGTGTGCGATGCGCAGACCCGCCGCTTCAACAGTGAAGCTGCCGGTCTTGGCGATGATGTGGTCATCCTCACCATCAGCACAGATCTTCCTTTCGCCCAGGCCCGCTGGTGCGGCGCCGCAGGCATCGACAGTGTAATCACCCTGTCCGACCACAAAGAGACTTCCTTCGGACAAGCCTATGGCGTCCTGATCAAGGAATTCCGCCTCGACATGCGCTCCATCTTCGTTGTAGACAAGAACGACACTTTGGCTTATGTCGAGTATCTCGGTGAAATGGCTGAGCACCCGGACTACGAAGCGGCGATTTCCGCAGTTAAAGCTCTGCTCTAG
- a CDS encoding ammonium transporter has translation MKKKMLMMFLGMITLMIYPVSAFAAEGPAAPDLQIGLDTAFTFLAFILVFFMQSGFALLEAGSVRMKNAGHVAGKTVLTLAIASLCFWALGFGLGFGNGNSFFGTTGFFYGGDSTASAFESLAFSDVTLNTKFLFQMAFAAVSLAIVSGGMAERAKLSVYIIFGILFSVVIYPVVAHWVWGGGWLAELSMQDYAGSTVVHLTGATAAVVATILLKPRLGKFNKEGKPVIIPGHNQVFTVLGVIILWFGWFGFNPGSALSPMGGFFGHVALTTNIAAAAGGLAALAASWLYFGKSDIPAMLNGVLAALVAITGACAFVEPWAAIIIGLIAGAFTFMTSQWLERAGLDDPIYAFSVHGIAGMWGALSTGLFAAPDLIEQGALVGKAGLFYGGGFHQLGVQALGVVGTFVFVAVMSFVILYVMKMVMGIRVTEEEELMGLDISEHGTYGYPEQMKLISESESKTLKH, from the coding sequence ATGAAAAAAAAGATGTTGATGATGTTCCTGGGTATGATTACACTAATGATCTATCCGGTCAGCGCCTTCGCGGCTGAGGGTCCGGCAGCACCGGATCTGCAGATTGGACTCGACACTGCATTTACGTTCCTGGCATTTATCCTTGTGTTCTTCATGCAATCAGGATTTGCATTACTTGAGGCGGGTTCGGTCCGGATGAAGAATGCCGGTCACGTGGCCGGTAAGACGGTACTGACACTGGCGATTGCCAGTTTGTGCTTCTGGGCACTGGGCTTTGGCCTTGGCTTCGGTAACGGCAACAGCTTCTTCGGAACTACAGGCTTCTTCTACGGCGGTGATTCTACGGCCTCTGCATTTGAATCCCTGGCCTTCTCCGATGTTACACTAAATACGAAATTCCTGTTCCAAATGGCATTTGCCGCAGTCTCCCTGGCGATTGTATCCGGCGGTATGGCTGAACGTGCTAAGCTTAGCGTATATATTATCTTCGGAATTCTCTTCTCGGTTGTAATTTATCCGGTTGTCGCTCACTGGGTATGGGGCGGCGGCTGGCTGGCAGAGCTGAGCATGCAGGATTATGCAGGTTCTACAGTAGTCCATCTTACAGGTGCAACGGCGGCTGTAGTGGCGACCATTCTCCTCAAGCCCCGTCTTGGCAAATTCAACAAAGAAGGCAAGCCGGTTATTATTCCGGGTCATAACCAGGTCTTCACTGTACTTGGGGTTATCATTCTCTGGTTCGGCTGGTTCGGCTTTAACCCAGGCAGCGCCTTGTCTCCTATGGGCGGATTCTTCGGACACGTAGCGCTGACTACGAACATTGCAGCGGCGGCAGGCGGTCTGGCAGCACTGGCAGCTTCCTGGCTGTACTTCGGTAAATCCGATATTCCGGCCATGCTTAACGGCGTACTGGCAGCTCTGGTTGCCATTACCGGTGCCTGTGCCTTCGTAGAGCCTTGGGCAGCCATCATTATCGGTCTCATTGCCGGTGCCTTCACCTTCATGACCTCGCAGTGGCTGGAGCGTGCAGGATTGGATGATCCGATCTATGCTTTCTCTGTACATGGTATCGCCGGTATGTGGGGTGCGTTGTCTACAGGCCTCTTCGCAGCACCTGATCTGATTGAACAAGGCGCACTAGTAGGTAAAGCAGGTCTGTTCTACGGCGGCGGCTTCCATCAGCTCGGTGTGCAGGCACTGGGTGTAGTCGGAACCTTCGTGTTCGTAGCTGTGATGTCCTTCGTCATCCTGTATGTAATGAAAATGGTTATGGGTATCCGTGTAACGGAAGAAGAAGAATTGATGGGTCTGGATATCAGTGAGCATGGTACGTACGGTTATCCTGAGCAAATGAAGCTGATTAGTGAATCAGAATCCAAAACCCTCAAACACTAA
- a CDS encoding DUF1499 domain-containing protein, which produces MSLKRTLVGLFRSHDGTSDRAKDPALKTRYYNLSRDKAWDEVSATLKKIPGYKVLHEVQSVGEITLEKRTALGRSLDITVSVLSTTPVRCAVDIYSASRGSLGDLGANYRVIQRLYQSLDKKLGKYKVD; this is translated from the coding sequence TTGTCGTTGAAAAGAACCTTGGTCGGTTTATTTCGCAGTCATGACGGAACAAGCGACCGTGCCAAAGATCCGGCATTGAAAACGCGTTATTACAATCTTTCAAGAGACAAGGCGTGGGATGAAGTATCCGCAACGCTGAAGAAAATTCCTGGTTATAAGGTCTTGCATGAAGTACAATCTGTAGGGGAGATTACCCTGGAGAAAAGAACGGCGTTAGGCCGCTCGCTGGATATTACCGTATCTGTGTTAAGCACCACGCCCGTACGCTGTGCCGTAGATATATATTCAGCATCCAGAGGGTCGCTTGGCGATCTGGGTGCCAATTACCGTGTCATTCAGCGTTTGTACCAGTCTCTGGATAAGAAGCTGGGCAAATATAAGGTGGATTAA
- a CDS encoding DUF294 nucleotidyltransferase-like domain-containing protein, protein MEAADWNEEESYLSIVTAGSPEELKARRTACQQVLLEQLSVIPVQEWMHRVNAMHDQLAGTAVRICEAQMKEAGYGLPPCAYSFIVFGSAGRQEATLWSDQDNGLIVEEALEGERKRYFEAFGSMLSDMLEAIGYEKCEGRVMCSEPLWRKSLADWKRQLADWMEQLEWEPVRYLIIASDMRHVAGSEALSAQWREALHAGFTDNSKLTMAVLRNTVRHKATLNLLGQVLTERFGDNAGGFDVKYGLYIPLVNIVRHLSLLHGIEATSTLKRLDELAKLEQYQHLEEIRRACLTALRMRVNTPFTVTDGLLVSSDYYAENDLKNKQLRAELRESLLLIRRLHKALQRQLRSAERRQL, encoded by the coding sequence ATGGAGGCAGCAGATTGGAACGAAGAAGAAAGTTACTTGTCCATCGTAACAGCCGGTTCGCCAGAGGAGCTTAAGGCGAGGCGTACCGCATGTCAGCAAGTGCTGCTGGAGCAACTGAGTGTGATTCCCGTTCAGGAATGGATGCACCGGGTCAATGCGATGCATGACCAGCTTGCCGGGACGGCGGTACGCATATGTGAGGCGCAGATGAAGGAGGCGGGCTACGGCCTGCCTCCCTGCGCCTATTCCTTTATTGTATTCGGCAGTGCGGGCCGGCAGGAGGCTACGCTGTGGAGCGATCAGGATAACGGCTTAATTGTAGAGGAAGCGCTGGAGGGTGAGCGGAAAAGGTATTTCGAAGCTTTTGGCAGCATGCTGTCGGATATGCTTGAGGCGATTGGCTATGAGAAATGCGAGGGCAGGGTCATGTGCTCTGAGCCGCTCTGGCGGAAGTCACTGGCAGACTGGAAGCGCCAGCTGGCTGACTGGATGGAGCAACTCGAATGGGAGCCTGTCCGGTACCTGATTATAGCTTCGGATATGCGTCATGTAGCGGGAAGTGAGGCGCTGTCTGCGCAGTGGCGGGAAGCCCTGCATGCCGGATTCACAGATAACAGCAAATTGACGATGGCGGTGCTGCGCAATACGGTGCGTCATAAAGCAACGCTGAATCTGCTGGGGCAGGTGCTCACGGAACGGTTCGGTGATAATGCCGGCGGCTTCGATGTCAAATACGGCCTCTACATTCCGCTTGTCAATATTGTCAGGCATTTGTCGCTGCTGCACGGAATCGAAGCAACTTCGACACTGAAGCGGCTGGATGAGCTGGCTAAGCTGGAGCAGTATCAGCATCTGGAAGAGATCAGGCGGGCTTGTCTGACGGCGCTCAGGATGCGGGTGAACACGCCGTTTACGGTGACGGACGGCCTGCTCGTGAGCAGTGATTATTATGCGGAGAATGATCTGAAGAATAAGCAGCTCCGGGCGGAGCTGCGGGAAAGCCTGCTGCTGATCCGGCGCCTGCATAAGGCGCTGCAGCGGCAGCTCCGGTCAGCGGAAAGGAGACAGCTATGA
- a CDS encoding rhomboid family intramembrane serine protease yields MIFIRYEKWRSYLRYYPVTCALILANVVMFIVLSLNGGSTNLYTLVEYGATVNVGAETDELWRCVTAMFLHNGFAHLFFNSFSLLVFAPPLERLMGWWRYALLYLGGGFIANLLWVLISSRGNVEIGIVSVGASGAIYAVYGAFLYIAVFQRAMMDEGSRKTLYGLLVMGIIMSFAAPNINYMAHIGGLIAGFFIYGLIIRVFKRKRR; encoded by the coding sequence ATGATTTTTATAAGGTATGAGAAGTGGAGAAGCTATCTCCGGTATTATCCTGTAACCTGTGCGCTGATTCTGGCCAATGTGGTTATGTTTATCGTGCTGTCCCTGAATGGCGGCTCCACCAACCTGTATACACTTGTGGAGTACGGGGCTACGGTCAATGTGGGTGCTGAAACGGATGAGCTGTGGCGCTGCGTAACGGCGATGTTCCTTCACAACGGCTTCGCCCATTTGTTCTTCAACAGCTTCTCGCTGCTTGTGTTCGCCCCGCCGCTGGAGCGGCTGATGGGCTGGTGGCGTTATGCACTGCTGTATCTGGGCGGCGGCTTCATTGCTAATCTGCTGTGGGTTCTTATAAGCAGCCGCGGGAATGTGGAGATTGGAATTGTCTCTGTAGGGGCCTCGGGGGCGATCTACGCCGTCTATGGCGCATTCCTCTATATTGCAGTGTTCCAAAGGGCAATGATGGATGAGGGCTCGCGCAAGACGCTTTACGGACTTCTGGTGATGGGGATTATCATGTCCTTTGCCGCTCCAAATATCAATTATATGGCTCATATCGGCGGACTGATCGCCGGATTCTTCATCTATGGGCTAATCATCCGTGTATTCAAACGAAAACGGCGATAA
- a CDS encoding DNA polymerase IV: MQSVDQYYPASGRVILHVDMNAFYCSVHEAEDPEQYKGKATAVAGSVEARRGIIVTCSYAARRLGISTGMQVQKALRICPSLMLIKPDFHLYRKYSNAFMQIAYSYTPLLEAVSIDECYLDITGSRQFGTPPEIAEALQRRIMEELGLPCSIGIAPNKLLAKIASDLKKPSGISVLRLRDVPSVLWDKPCNEMFGIGGKTAEKLRKLGIYSIGQLAAADEAMLVGHFGVMGAWLKRAGNGIDHGIVNPEREQSKSIGHTTTLPHDVVGLAEARPILLNLSDQVARRLRKQGLVAAGVQLTIRTPDMKTITRSRQLEAPTESAEDIYKVACDQFARHWKGDKPVRLLGVTLQGLMPKEESAIQLDLFDYERQPKKESLNKAMDMLRNKFGENAVLTAGMLSDSHSARLRNHKERGTSLQKDNLGGADKDIDLS, encoded by the coding sequence ATGCAGAGTGTGGATCAATATTATCCGGCAAGCGGCAGGGTTATTCTGCATGTGGACATGAATGCCTTTTACTGCTCTGTGCATGAGGCGGAAGATCCGGAGCAATATAAAGGCAAGGCGACTGCGGTGGCGGGCAGCGTGGAGGCTAGAAGGGGAATTATTGTCACCTGCTCCTACGCCGCGCGCAGGCTGGGCATCTCCACGGGCATGCAGGTGCAGAAGGCGCTGCGGATTTGTCCTTCCTTAATGCTTATTAAGCCGGATTTCCATCTATACCGCAAGTACTCCAATGCATTCATGCAGATTGCCTACAGCTATACTCCGCTGCTCGAGGCCGTCTCCATAGACGAATGCTATCTCGATATCACCGGCTCCCGCCAATTCGGAACGCCGCCGGAGATTGCCGAGGCGCTGCAGCGGCGGATTATGGAGGAGCTGGGTCTGCCTTGCTCCATCGGAATTGCCCCCAACAAGCTGCTGGCGAAGATCGCTTCCGATCTGAAGAAGCCCAGCGGCATCTCAGTGCTGCGGCTGCGCGATGTGCCGTCCGTGCTGTGGGATAAGCCGTGCAATGAGATGTTCGGCATTGGCGGCAAGACGGCCGAGAAGCTGCGCAAGCTGGGCATCTACAGCATCGGACAGCTGGCGGCGGCGGATGAGGCGATGCTGGTCGGCCATTTCGGCGTCATGGGCGCCTGGCTGAAGCGGGCGGGGAACGGGATTGATCACGGGATCGTGAATCCTGAGCGGGAGCAGAGCAAATCCATCGGTCATACCACCACGCTGCCGCATGATGTGGTAGGGCTGGCTGAGGCGCGCCCGATTCTGCTGAACCTGAGCGATCAGGTTGCGCGGAGGCTGAGGAAGCAGGGGCTGGTTGCAGCGGGGGTACAGCTGACGATCCGCACGCCGGATATGAAGACGATCACCCGCTCCCGCCAGCTTGAAGCTCCCACCGAGAGCGCCGAGGACATTTATAAGGTGGCATGCGACCAGTTCGCGCGCCACTGGAAGGGCGACAAGCCGGTGCGGCTGCTGGGGGTAACGCTCCAGGGGCTGATGCCCAAAGAGGAATCGGCCATTCAGCTGGATCTGTTCGACTACGAACGGCAGCCAAAGAAGGAGTCGCTTAATAAGGCGATGGATATGCTGCGCAACAAGTTCGGCGAGAATGCGGTGCTGACCGCAGGCATGCTGAGCGACAGCCACTCGGCACGGCTGCGTAACCATAAGGAGCGGGGAACCTCGCTGCAGAAGGACAATCTGGGCGGCGCAGACAAGGATATAGACTTAAGTTAA
- a CDS encoding LysR family transcriptional regulator — protein MELRQLQYFLKVAQKEHVTRAAEELHVAQSAVSRQIHQLEQELGVDLFMQKGRNLQLTPVGQLFCKRVESVLNELDRSVAEVHEFLDPERGEIRIGFPHSLGTHLIPSIVAEFRRHYPHVKFRFKQGAYPSLIKDVISGEVDLAFISPFPENVGHVAGDIVMTEELFAILPQNHPLASREVIRLEQLRDEKFVLFSQGYSLRPIVWQACLAAGFKPQIAFEGGETDTIRGLVAAGMGVSLLPEMALYQTNPMQPAQVRVVEPTITRTVGLIHRAEGKLPLVAQSFRNFLLTYFKDRHTDNTPVGS, from the coding sequence GTGGAGCTTAGACAGCTGCAGTATTTTCTGAAGGTTGCCCAGAAAGAACATGTCACCAGAGCGGCGGAGGAGCTGCATGTCGCACAATCTGCGGTAAGCCGCCAGATTCATCAGCTGGAGCAGGAGCTGGGAGTGGATCTGTTCATGCAGAAGGGAAGGAATTTGCAGCTTACGCCTGTAGGACAGCTCTTTTGCAAAAGAGTGGAGTCGGTGCTGAATGAACTCGACCGGTCGGTGGCGGAGGTGCATGAATTCCTTGACCCGGAGCGCGGCGAGATCCGCATCGGCTTCCCGCACAGCCTCGGGACCCATCTGATTCCTTCCATTGTGGCGGAGTTCCGCCGTCATTATCCCCATGTGAAATTCCGCTTCAAGCAGGGAGCCTATCCATCCTTAATCAAGGATGTTATCTCTGGGGAGGTGGATCTGGCATTCATCTCGCCGTTCCCGGAGAATGTAGGGCATGTGGCCGGAGATATCGTGATGACCGAGGAGCTGTTCGCCATTCTGCCGCAGAATCATCCGCTTGCAAGCAGGGAAGTGATCCGGCTGGAGCAGCTGCGGGACGAGAAGTTCGTATTGTTCAGCCAAGGCTACTCGCTGCGGCCGATTGTGTGGCAGGCCTGCCTTGCGGCAGGGTTCAAGCCGCAAATTGCTTTTGAAGGCGGGGAGACCGATACGATCCGCGGTCTGGTAGCCGCCGGGATGGGGGTAAGCTTGCTGCCGGAGATGGCGCTCTACCAGACCAACCCGATGCAGCCTGCACAGGTCCGGGTGGTGGAGCCTACGATTACCAGAACCGTCGGGCTGATTCACCGGGCGGAAGGCAAGCTGCCGCTGGTCGCTCAGTCCTTCCGTAACTTCCTGCTTACCTATTTCAAAGACAGACACACAGACAATACCCCGGTCGGCTCATAG
- the cimA gene encoding citramalate synthase has protein sequence MSKSISIFDTTLRDGTQGEGISLSADDKLKIARKLDDLGVHYIEGGNPGSNNKDIEFFKRVQELHLNAKITAFGSTRRKNTVTEQDEGLQRMINAGVPAATLVGKSWDFHVHTALQTTLEENLAMIGDSISYLKHKGLEVIFDAEHFFDGFKNNPEYAAAVLTRAREAGADWLVMCDTNGGTLPHEIHDIVTSIGVLLPEASLGIHTHNDCELAVANTLSAIGAGARQVQGTINGYGERCGNANLCSIIPTLQLKMGYHCIPGDSLPQLTNTARFISEVANVNMPVNQPYVGTAAFAHKGGIHVSAILRDSRTYEHIAPELVGNKQRVLVSELAGQSNVLSKAQEMGLSLDPSSEQARKVIDKIKNLEHQGYQFEGADASLELLLREATGEMNELFTFESFKMLVEKTAGRPVVSEAFVKLKVGGESLYTAAEGNGPVNALDNALRKALQTYFPQLKDMHLSDYKVRVLDEQDQTAAKVRVLIESKDYSDTWNTVGVSSNVIEASWEALVDSMRYALLGQISLEQDIQTSNEPRGLVNH, from the coding sequence ATGTCTAAGTCTATCTCCATCTTCGATACTACCCTGCGCGACGGAACACAAGGCGAGGGGATCAGTCTGTCGGCGGATGACAAGCTGAAGATTGCCAGGAAACTCGACGATCTGGGTGTCCATTATATCGAAGGCGGCAATCCGGGAAGCAACAACAAGGATATCGAATTTTTCAAAAGAGTCCAGGAGCTTCATCTGAATGCCAAGATTACCGCATTCGGCAGCACCCGGCGCAAAAACACTGTAACCGAGCAGGACGAAGGGCTGCAGCGGATGATTAACGCTGGCGTTCCGGCGGCTACCCTGGTGGGCAAATCGTGGGATTTCCATGTTCACACTGCCCTGCAAACGACCCTGGAAGAAAACCTGGCCATGATCGGCGACTCCATCTCTTATCTGAAGCACAAGGGACTTGAGGTCATCTTCGATGCTGAGCATTTCTTCGACGGCTTCAAGAACAACCCCGAATACGCCGCCGCTGTTCTCACCCGTGCCCGCGAGGCCGGAGCAGACTGGCTGGTGATGTGCGATACGAACGGCGGCACCCTGCCGCATGAGATTCATGATATTGTGACAAGCATAGGTGTGCTGCTCCCGGAAGCATCACTCGGTATTCATACACATAACGATTGTGAGCTTGCGGTTGCCAACACCCTGAGCGCAATCGGCGCCGGTGCCCGGCAGGTTCAGGGGACCATTAACGGCTATGGCGAGCGCTGCGGCAATGCCAATCTGTGTTCCATCATTCCCACACTTCAGCTTAAGATGGGCTATCACTGCATCCCTGGCGATTCCCTGCCGCAGTTAACCAACACGGCCCGGTTCATCAGCGAGGTTGCCAATGTGAATATGCCAGTGAATCAGCCTTATGTCGGCACAGCCGCCTTCGCCCACAAGGGCGGCATCCACGTATCTGCCATTTTGCGTGATTCGCGGACGTACGAGCATATCGCCCCTGAGCTGGTCGGCAATAAGCAGCGTGTGCTGGTCTCCGAGCTTGCCGGACAGAGCAATGTGCTGTCCAAGGCGCAGGAGATGGGCCTCAGCCTTGATCCAAGCAGCGAGCAGGCGCGCAAGGTGATTGACAAGATCAAGAATCTTGAACACCAGGGGTATCAGTTCGAAGGCGCGGACGCTTCGCTTGAATTGCTGCTCCGGGAAGCGACCGGTGAGATGAATGAGCTGTTCACCTTCGAGTCGTTCAAGATGCTGGTTGAGAAGACCGCCGGCCGCCCTGTCGTCTCCGAGGCCTTCGTCAAGCTGAAGGTCGGCGGCGAGAGCCTGTACACCGCCGCCGAAGGCAACGGACCGGTCAACGCGCTGGATAACGCACTGCGCAAGGCGCTGCAGACCTACTTCCCGCAGCTCAAGGATATGCACCTCTCGGACTACAAGGTCCGTGTGCTGGATGAACAGGACCAGACTGCCGCGAAGGTGCGCGTGCTGATTGAATCCAAGGATTATAGCGACACCTGGAACACGGTAGGTGTATCCAGCAACGTGATCGAAGCGAGCTGGGAGGCCCTGGTCGATTCCATGCGATATGCCCTTCTGGGACAGATCTCACTGGAGCAGGACATCCAGACCAGCAATGAACCGAGAGGTCTGGTCAATCACTGA
- a CDS encoding MerR family transcriptional regulator: MTLYRIGELAKAAGISERTIDYYTKLGLITPESRSMKNYRLYSHETLVVLQRINQLKQEKYTLEEIKSLMGKWNAATPEAEVSGKLVQLELQMQQLEREVKALEPVISGLKPGQANRALAALIPQGVACMEAIRLLLTQGPPM, encoded by the coding sequence ATGACCCTTTACCGGATCGGAGAGCTGGCCAAGGCGGCCGGCATCAGTGAACGTACCATTGATTATTATACGAAGCTTGGACTGATAACACCGGAATCCAGGAGCATGAAGAATTACCGGCTCTACAGTCATGAAACCTTAGTCGTTCTGCAACGTATTAATCAGCTTAAGCAAGAGAAATATACATTGGAAGAAATCAAATCCCTGATGGGCAAGTGGAATGCAGCCACACCTGAGGCTGAGGTCTCCGGCAAGCTGGTCCAGCTTGAGCTTCAGATGCAGCAGCTGGAACGGGAAGTGAAGGCCCTGGAGCCCGTGATAAGCGGTTTGAAGCCGGGCCAGGCCAACCGGGCACTGGCAGCACTGATTCCTCAGGGCGTCGCCTGTATGGAAGCGATCCGGCTTCTGCTGACGCAGGGGCCGCCAATGTAA
- a CDS encoding exonuclease domain-containing protein, which produces MKEPSKGGGFWNNLRQGGMPSAIASMRGGESAQQTAQQMAFIRSLMREKRRPEVLHTPLSELETVIFDLETTGFSHQGGDEIMSIGAIRVVGEEIKAEECFYTLVNCGATIPDNITRLTGISAEMTSSAPPLMDGLHNFMSFVGQRVLVAHGSAHDKAFLNAALWKTSKVQLTHRVLDTMMLARWLEPHRSNYTLDELLAVHEIPIEGRHHALEDAKMTAKLWVAYIRQILQKNQVDTLGDLYAYLSRT; this is translated from the coding sequence ATGAAGGAGCCGAGCAAGGGCGGAGGATTCTGGAATAATCTGCGGCAAGGCGGAATGCCCTCCGCCATCGCTTCCATGAGAGGCGGAGAATCGGCGCAGCAGACAGCCCAGCAAATGGCCTTTATCCGTTCTCTGATGCGCGAGAAACGGCGTCCCGAGGTGCTGCATACTCCGCTGTCTGAACTGGAGACGGTGATATTCGATCTGGAGACTACGGGCTTCTCCCACCAGGGCGGGGATGAGATTATGTCCATCGGGGCGATCCGGGTGGTCGGGGAAGAGATCAAGGCAGAGGAATGCTTCTATACACTGGTGAACTGCGGGGCAACGATTCCGGACAATATTACGAGACTGACCGGAATCTCAGCAGAGATGACCTCCTCTGCTCCGCCGCTGATGGACGGCCTGCATAACTTCATGTCCTTCGTCGGCCAGCGGGTGCTGGTGGCGCACGGAAGTGCCCATGACAAGGCGTTCCTGAATGCCGCCCTATGGAAGACCTCCAAGGTGCAGTTAACCCACCGGGTGCTGGATACGATGATGCTGGCCCGCTGGCTGGAGCCGCACCGCAGCAACTACACGCTGGATGAGCTGCTGGCGGTTCATGAGATTCCCATTGAGGGCCGCCATCATGCACTGGAGGATGCCAAGATGACGGCGAAGCTGTGGGTAGCTTACATCCGCCAGATCTTACAAAAGAATCAGGTAGATACGTTAGGCGACTTGTACGCCTATCTAAGCAGGACATGA